acagattggtatttccacattttgttacgtaaacagccttattctaaagttgatttaatatttttccccctcaatctacataaaatacctcataatgacaaagcaaaaacaggattgtATACATTGGAGCAAATTCAGAcccgttgctatgagactcaattaagctcaggtgcattctgtttccattgatcatccttgatgttcaacttgattggagtcaacctgtggtaaattcaattgattggacatgatttggaaatgcacacacctgtcttatataaggtcccaccatgtcagagcaaaaaccaagccatgaggtcgaagaaattgtccgtaaagctcagagacaggattgagacgaggtacagatctggggaagggtactaaaaaatgtctgcagcattgaaggtccccaaaaacacaaacacagtttggaaccaccaagactcttcccagagctggccgcccggccaaactgagcaatcgggggaggtgACCGGAGctatagagttcctctgtggagatggttgcctttctggaaggttctcctatctctgcatcactccagcaatcaggccttatggtagagttgccagacggaagtcactcctcagtaaaagggacATAACAGCCCGCTTATAGTTttccaaaatgcacctaaagactctgaccaggagaaacaagattctctggtctgacgaaaccaagattgaactctttggcctgaatgccaagcatcacgtctggaggaaacctggcaccatctctatggtgaagcatggtggtggcagcatcatgttgtggggatgtttttcagcggcagggactgggagactagtcaggatcgaggggaaagatgaacggaagatccttgatgaaaacctgctccaagagcgctcaggaccaggatcaccttccaacaggacaacaaccctaagcacacagccaagacaacacaagagtggcttcgggacaagtctcagaatgtccagctagagcctggacttgaacccgatcaaacatctctggagagacctgaaaacagctgtgcagcgacgctccccatccatcctgacagagcttgagaggatctgcagagaagaatgggagaagctccccaaatacaggtgtgccaagcttgtagcgtcatacccaataagagtcaaggctgtaatcgctgacaaaggtgcttcaacaaagtactgagtaaagggtctgaatacttatttaaatgtcatATTTAAGTTTGGTTTTAATAAATTTGAaagaaaatctgtttttgctttgtcgttgtggagtattgtgtgtagattgaagggaagacaattgaatccattttagaataaggctgtaatgtaacaatgttgttgaagtcaaggggtctgaatactttctgaatgtccTGTTTAACCTCTTCTTCCACGCAGCAATCTGCTATACACATCCTCATATACTGCTCCCTTATACCACTAACCTCTagaaccctaacccaacactgtGCTCGTACTTAAATATTGAACTCACCCCCAAGACAACACTAGTGCTGTAATACAGTACACTcacctcactctccctctccctctccctctctctctctctctctctctctctctctctctctctctctctctctctctctctctctctctctctctctctctctctctctctctctctctctctctctctctctctctctctctctctctctctctctctgtctctctctctctctgtctctgtctctgtctctgtctctgtctctgtctctgtctctgtctctgtctctctctctctctctctctctctctctggggggtAGTTCCAGAGGTAATTTCAAAACACCATTCCAGTGTCTGTGATGGGGTCCTGTCAACATGTTTAATCAAATATACCAATCAAAATTCTaatcatatatatataaacgTCCTTTTGTTTTCTCCCtaaattaaaacaaaaacaaaaactgaCAGTTGAAACAGTGTACACACATCATCAGTCTcttctctgacctctgacccctgacaGAACAATCAGCAGCCAGTCCTCAGTAACGATGGTAACTCCTCTATGAAGGCTCCTGGTGATTTTCATTCAACCTGGGGTCGTTCCGTGTTCTGTGTGCAGGGCAGCCACATAGACGTCCCCCTCCCATACTGTAGGTACTGGTGTTACACTGATAGACGTCCCCCTCCCATACTGTAGGTACTGGTGTTACACTGATGGACGTCCCCATCCCATACTGTAGGTACTGGTGTTACACTGATAGACGTCCCCCTCCCATACTGTAGGTACTGGTGTTACACTGATAGACGTCCCCCTCCCATACTGTAGGTACTGGTGTTACACTGATAGACGTCCCCCACCCATACTGTAGGTACTGGTGTTAAACTGATAGACATCCCCCTCCACAGCAGACATGAACCATTGAGGGAAAGAAGGGTCCAGTTTGAAATGAGAGAGTGGAAGGCTGGTGGGGGGCTAGGTTAAGAGATCTGTCTACCCCCTCAATTAGAGAGTGGAAGGCTGTTGGGGGCCGTGGGGGGCTAGGTTAAGAGATCTGTCTACCCCCTCAATTAGAGAGTGGAAGGCTGTTGGGGGCCGTGGGGGGCTAGGTTAAGAGATCTGTCTACCCCCTCAAAGAGAGAGTGGAAGGCTGTTGGGGGGCTAGGTTAAGAGATCTGTCTACCCCCTCAAAGAGAGAGTGGAAGGCTGGTGGGGGGCTAGGTTAAGAGATCTGTCTACCCCCTCAAAGAGAGAGTGGAAGGCTGGTGGGGGGCTAGGTTAAGAGATCTGAGTCTACCCGCTCAAAGAGAGCGCATTTCATCGTCCCctgtgctccctctctttctatctcctccATTCCATACAGTCTGTTTCTTCACCCCAAAGTCCAACACACATCCAACCCCCTGGGTCTAGCCCCCCTTCCCAacaccctcctcccccccctaAGTCGAGCCCAACACCCTCCCTCACACCTGGGTCGAGCCCAACACCCTCCAACCCCCCTGGGTCTAGCCCCCCtccaacccccctccctccccactgccCAACACCTTCCAACCACCCTAGGTCTAGCCCTCCCAACACCCTCCAACATCCCTGGGTCTAGCCCCCAAAATGCTCCAACCCCCTGGGTCTAGCCCCCCtccaacccccctccctccccactgccCAAACCTTCCAACCCCCCTCGGTCTAGCCCTCCCAACACCCTCCAAATTCCCTGGGTCTAGCCCCCAAAACACCTCCAACCTCCCTGGGTCTAGCCTCCCTCCAACCCCCCCATGGGTCTAGCCTCCCCCAGCCCCCCCTGGGTCtagccccctctccctccccactgcCCAGCCCCCCCTGGATCTAGCCCCCCTCCAACCCCCCCTGGGTCTAgccccctctacctccccactGCCCAACCCCCCCCTGGGTCTAGCCTTCCCCAGCCCCCCCTGGGTCTAGCCCCCCTGGGTCTAGCCTTGCCCAGCCCCCCCTGGGTCtagccccttctccctccccactGCCCAACCCCCCCTGGGTCTAGCCTCCCCCAGCCTGGCCTCACCGAACGGCCTTGTGCTTCCCCCCACAGCAGCCGCACCTCTCTCCACAGCGCAGGCAAGCTCGCAGGGGCAGGTAGCAGCACATGCAGGGCACAAACAGGGACAGAGCCAGGAGGGCCAGCCAGCGGGCACAGCACAGAGGGTGGGGACGGCCCTCCCCTAAAGAGTCCTCGCAGGAACACGGTTCCCAGAACTCGCCCTCTGAGTCCGACATACAGTGATACAGCAGGCTCTCTGCGCACCACACACAGGTCCACTGGTGCAGGCAGTGTAGGGCAGGGTCGGGGGCGTCCCGGCAGCGGCCCCGCCCATTCTCTGATTGGCTGAACACGGAGCGGCAGTAGACGCAGCGCGACGAACACGACGACCCCGCCGGACACGGACTGTCCTCGTCTGGGGAGATGGCCGGGTCGCCGTCATTACCATCCCCACCTCCCGCTGctgcccctcctccacctcctcgcTTGCGAGTCCGTGAGCGGGGAGTGGCCAGAGAGGTGTGGATGCAGCAAGGGGAGGGACTTCCCTTCCCGGTCTCTTGGGGCGAGCCGGCGCCCGACGAGCCTCCAGATACAGCATTGGGCATGGACGCCATGCAGGTGggtgaggaggacgaggagagacgCTGGGAACCTTTACTGTCCAGAGTGACCGTCACCTCGCAGCCCGCCGTGCCCACCCCTGCCACCTCCTTCTCAAAGCGCACCACACACAGCTCTGTGGACTTGTCCTGTATGCTGCCCCCActgcccaccaccacccccccagTGAGACCTCCCACCATGGTCCTCTGAGCCCCGGCACGCCGGTAGTCCTCGTAACCCCGGGAACCCCAGAGGTCCTTACAGGGGTCCAGGCTGCGCAGGTCTCCCTCCTCGAGtagagagatggtgggggagaggggtgaggaggctGGAGGGCCCTTTGGAGGAGTGGGGGGAGCAGGGGGAGGCGGAGGGGGAGACGGAGGGTTCAACACAGCGGGGACTTGGGAGAGTTGGTGCTGCGTAGGCCTGGTGTGGATCTGAAGAGAGGAAGATTATCAGAATAGGAGACTGAACAATTACAGCAATCTGGATCCATCACAGCACCAGTAGTGCTCAACacggtgaggtgtgttctagtctttacctgggtagtagtagtagtagtagtagtggtggtgaggtgtgttctagtctttacctgggtagtagtagtagtggtgaggtgtgttctagtctttacctgggtagtagtagtattagtattagtaatagtagtagtagtggtggtggtgtgttctagtctttacctgagtagtagtagtagtagtagtagtagtagtagtagtagtagtagtagtggtggtggtgaggtgtgttctagtctttacctgggtagtagtagtagtggtggtgaggtgtgttctagtctttacctgggtagtagtagtagtagtagtggtggtgaggtgtgttctagtctttacctgggtagtagtagtggtgaggtgtgttctagtctttacctgggcagtagtagtagtagtagtagtagtgaggtgtgttctagtctttacctgggcagtagtagtagtagtagtagtagtagtagtagtagtgaggtgtgttatcgtctttacctgggcagtaataatagtagtagtagtagtagtagtagtagtagtagtagtggtggtagtggtggtgagatgtgttctagtctttacctgggtagtagtggtagtagtagtggtggtggtgaggtgtgttctagtctttacctgggcagtagtagtagtagtaatagtagtagtagtagtggtggtgagtggtgttctagtctttacctgggtagtagtagtagtagtagtagtagtagtagtagtagtagtagtggtggtggtggtggtggtggtgaggtgtgttctagtctttacctgagcagtagtagtagtagtgaggtgtgttctagtctttacttgggtagtagtagtagtagtagtagtagtagtagtagtggtggtggtgaggtgtgttctagtctttacctgagcagtagtagtgaggtgtgttatagtctttacctgggtagtagtagtagtagtagtagtagtagtagtggtggtggtgaggtgtgttctagtctttacctgggtagtagtggtagtagtagtggtggtggtgaggtgtgttctagtctttacctgggcagtagtagtagtagtagtagtagtagtagtagtagtagtggtggtggtgaggtatgttctagtctttacctgggtagtagtggtagtagtagtggtggtggtgaggtgtgttctagtctttacctgggcagtagtagttgtagtagtagtagtgaggtgtgttctagtctttacctgggtagtagtggtagtagtagtggtggtggtgaggtgtgttctagtctttacctgggcagtagtagtagtagtagtagtagtagtggtggtggtgaggtgtgttctagtctttacctgggtagtagtggtagtagtagtggtggtggtgaggtgtgttctagtctttacctgggcagtaataatagtagtagtagttgtggtagtagtagtagtggtgaggtgtgttctagtctttacctgggcagtagtagttgtagaagtagtagtgaggtgtgttctagtctttacctgggtagtagtggtag
Above is a window of Oncorhynchus kisutch isolate 150728-3 linkage group LG18, Okis_V2, whole genome shotgun sequence DNA encoding:
- the spred3 gene encoding sprouty-related, EVH1 domain-containing protein 3, which gives rise to MEGDVRVRAVVMTRDDSSGGWVPLGGGGLSHVVICKGRSHEGRGRREYIVRGERLRDRAPVLECAVQKGLVYNKVNPIFHHWRVEERKFGLTFQSPADAISFERGLQAVIDKLDRGSESPSSSTPEEGDTEDDGQASHTGSESSSNSRKEMLPKPVTIVTSESSSTCFVRSTSEEFSFGASHTLTTTTPAQIHTRPTQHQLSQVPAVLNPPSPPPPPPAPPTPPKGPPASSPLSPTISLLEEGDLRSLDPCKDLWGSRGYEDYRRAGAQRTMVGGLTGGVVVGSGGSIQDKSTELCVVRFEKEVAGVGTAGCEVTVTLDSKGSQRLSSSSSPTCMASMPNAVSGGSSGAGSPQETGKGSPSPCCIHTSLATPRSRTRKRGGGGGAAAGGGDGNDGDPAISPDEDSPCPAGSSCSSRCVYCRSVFSQSENGRGRCRDAPDPALHCLHQWTCVWCAESLLYHCMSDSEGEFWEPCSCEDSLGEGRPHPLCCARWLALLALSLFVPCMCCYLPLRACLRCGERCGCCGGKHKAVR